The Enterobacter asburiae genome window below encodes:
- the secF gene encoding protein translocase subunit SecF yields the protein MAQEYTVEQLNHGRKVWDFMRWDYWAFGISGLLLILSIGIMSVKGFNWGLDFTGGTVIEISLEKPVDMDQMRLSLQKAGFEEPLLQNFGSSRDIMVRMPPVHDANGSQELGSKVVSVINETTSQNAAVKRIEFVGPSVGADLAQTGAMALLVALISILVYVGFRFEWRLAAGVVIALAHDVVITMGILSLFHIEIDLTIVASLMSVIGYSLNDSIVVSDRIRENFRKIRRGTPYEIFNVSLTQTLHRTLITSGTTLMVILMLFLFGGPVLEGFSLTMLIGVTIGTASSIYVASALALKLGMKREHLLQQKVEKEGADQPSILP from the coding sequence GTGGCACAGGAATATACTGTTGAACAATTGAACCACGGCCGTAAAGTCTGGGACTTTATGCGCTGGGACTACTGGGCCTTCGGCATTTCAGGTTTACTGCTGATTCTGTCCATCGGCATTATGAGCGTGAAAGGCTTTAACTGGGGTCTGGATTTCACCGGCGGTACGGTCATTGAGATCTCCCTGGAAAAACCGGTCGATATGGACCAGATGCGTTTGTCTCTGCAGAAAGCGGGCTTTGAAGAGCCGCTGCTGCAGAACTTCGGCAGCAGCCGCGACATCATGGTGCGTATGCCGCCGGTGCACGATGCCAACGGCAGCCAGGAGCTGGGCAGCAAGGTAGTTAGCGTAATTAACGAAACAACCAGCCAGAACGCGGCGGTCAAGCGTATTGAGTTCGTCGGCCCAAGCGTGGGTGCTGATCTGGCGCAGACCGGTGCGATGGCGCTGCTGGTGGCGCTGATCTCCATCCTGGTATACGTCGGTTTCCGCTTTGAGTGGCGACTGGCGGCCGGTGTGGTTATCGCTCTGGCGCACGACGTGGTGATCACCATGGGCATACTGTCGCTGTTCCACATTGAGATTGACCTGACGATTGTGGCATCCCTGATGTCCGTTATCGGTTACTCACTGAACGACAGTATCGTGGTATCTGACCGTATCCGTGAAAACTTCCGTAAGATCCGTCGCGGTACGCCGTACGAAATCTTTAACGTGTCGTTGACCCAGACGCTGCACCGTACCTTGATCACATCCGGCACCACCCTGATGGTGATCCTGATGCTGTTCCTCTTCGGTGGTCCGGTATTGGAAGGCTTCTCGCTGACCATGTTGATTGGTGTGACTATCGGTACGGCGTCGTCTATCTACGTCGCGTCCGCACTGGCACTGAAACTCGGCATGAAGCGCGAGCACCTGCTCCAGCAGAAAGTCGAGAAAGAAGGGGCGGATCAGCCGTCCATTCTGCCGTAA
- a CDS encoding VOC family protein yields the protein MKSVINWFEIPVADMDRAIKFYEPVMQLALRREKMDCAELAVFPHEDPYTGGALAKFDGVTPSLQGAIIYLHTDNLAATLDRIASAGGEGVFGPLELPHGIGTIALFTDSEGNRVGLHQPA from the coding sequence ATGAAAAGCGTAATTAACTGGTTTGAAATTCCGGTCGCGGATATGGATCGCGCCATCAAATTTTATGAGCCGGTGATGCAGCTCGCGCTGCGTCGCGAGAAAATGGACTGCGCGGAGCTGGCCGTTTTCCCGCATGAGGATCCGTATACCGGCGGGGCGCTGGCAAAATTTGACGGCGTTACACCGTCTTTGCAGGGCGCTATTATTTACCTGCATACTGACAATCTGGCGGCCACGCTCGATCGCATCGCCTCCGCGGGCGGCGAGGGCGTGTTTGGCCCGCTGGAACTGCCGCATGGCATTGGAACGATCGCATTGTTTACCGACAGCGAGGGTAACCGCGTCGGCCTCCATCAACCTGCCTGA
- a CDS encoding helix-turn-helix transcriptional regulator — protein MTRRADRLFQIVQILRGRRLTTAAHLADRLGVSERTVYRDIRDLSLSGVPVEGEAGSGYRLMSGFDLPPLMLTNRESEALIVAIRLLKTWGGESLSRELESAQEKVLAILPEESRRKAEQTRIYAPDFCMQSHSRSDFDRIHQAISAQRVLALHYRDEAGQLSKREVQPLRLFFWGERWLLAAWCERRDDYRCFRLDRCLNIVQTERRFSESADRSLADFLRKVKQ, from the coding sequence ATGACCCGACGCGCTGACCGTTTGTTTCAGATTGTGCAGATCCTGCGGGGCAGGCGTCTGACAACGGCAGCGCATCTGGCGGACCGGCTTGGCGTGTCCGAGCGCACGGTCTACCGCGATATCCGCGACCTGTCGCTTTCCGGCGTGCCGGTGGAAGGTGAGGCGGGGAGCGGATATCGGCTGATGTCGGGTTTTGACCTGCCGCCGTTGATGCTGACTAATAGGGAATCAGAGGCGCTGATCGTCGCGATTCGCCTGCTCAAAACCTGGGGAGGGGAATCGCTGTCGCGCGAGCTGGAGTCGGCTCAGGAGAAGGTGTTGGCTATCCTGCCCGAGGAGAGTCGTCGAAAGGCGGAGCAGACGCGGATCTACGCCCCGGATTTTTGTATGCAAAGCCACTCCCGCAGCGATTTTGACAGGATCCATCAGGCGATTTCCGCCCAGCGCGTGCTGGCGCTGCATTACCGTGATGAAGCGGGACAGCTCTCAAAGCGTGAGGTTCAGCCGCTGCGCTTGTTCTTCTGGGGAGAGCGCTGGCTGCTGGCAGCGTGGTGCGAACGGCGCGATGACTATCGCTGTTTCCGGCTCGACCGGTGCCTCAATATCGTGCAGACGGAGAGGCGGTTTAGCGAGAGTGCGGACAGGTCTCTGGCAGATTTTTTGCGGAAGGTTAAGCAGTAA
- a CDS encoding nucleoside-specific channel-forming protein Tsx, translating to MKKTLLAAGAVLALSSSFTVNAAENDKPQYLSDWWHQSVNVVGSYHTRFGPQIRNDTYLEYEAFAKKDWFDFYGYMDAPVFFGGNTDAKGIWNHGSPLFMEIEPRFSIDKLTGTSLAFGPFKEWYFANNYIYDMGRNKSGRQSTWYMGLGTDIDTGLPMSLSLNVYAKYQWQNYGAANENEWDGYRFKVKYFVPITQLWGGNLSYIGFTNFDWGSDLGDNDFRDLNGKKARTNDSIASSHILALNYDHWHYSVVARYWHNGGQWNDDASLNFGNGDFSVRSTGWGGYLVVGYNF from the coding sequence ATGAAAAAAACATTACTCGCAGCTGGCGCTGTACTGGCACTCTCCTCTTCTTTCACTGTTAACGCAGCGGAAAACGATAAACCACAATACCTCTCCGACTGGTGGCACCAGAGCGTTAACGTGGTAGGCAGCTACCACACCCGTTTCGGACCTCAGATCCGCAACGATACCTACCTGGAGTACGAAGCATTCGCCAAGAAAGACTGGTTTGATTTCTACGGCTATATGGATGCCCCGGTATTCTTCGGCGGTAACACCGACGCGAAAGGTATCTGGAACCACGGTTCCCCACTGTTCATGGAAATTGAACCACGCTTCTCTATTGATAAACTGACCGGTACCAGCCTGGCGTTTGGTCCGTTCAAAGAGTGGTACTTCGCGAACAACTACATCTACGACATGGGCCGCAACAAGTCCGGTCGCCAGAGCACCTGGTACATGGGTCTGGGTACGGACATCGATACCGGCCTGCCAATGAGCCTGTCTCTGAACGTGTATGCTAAGTACCAGTGGCAGAACTACGGCGCCGCGAACGAAAACGAGTGGGATGGCTACCGTTTCAAAGTGAAATACTTTGTGCCAATTACCCAGCTGTGGGGCGGCAACCTGAGCTATATCGGCTTCACCAACTTTGACTGGGGTTCAGATCTGGGCGACAACGACTTCCGCGACCTGAACGGTAAGAAAGCGCGCACCAACGACTCCATCGCCTCCAGCCACATCCTGGCGCTGAACTACGATCACTGGCACTACTCTGTTGTTGCGCGTTACTGGCACAACGGTGGTCAGTGGAACGACGACGCGAGCCTGAACTTCGGCAACGGCGACTTCAGCGTCCGCTCTACCGGCTGGGGTGGTTACCTGGTTGTGGGTTATAACTTCTAA
- a CDS encoding SadB/YajI family lipoprotein — MTRRYLKILLVGSLFTLSACAQQTEVRQMKQSVNTLNTAMDKLNKETVKITQQNALNAKSSSGVYLLPGANTPARLNSQIGTLKMSLVNVAANANGTRATLRIQGESNDPLPAFSGTVEWGQIQGTTESYQEVNVNSQLFTAPASVLAPSDVDIPLQLNGLTPEQLGFIRIHDIQPAAQ, encoded by the coding sequence ATGACAAGACGTTACCTTAAAATTTTGCTGGTGGGGAGCCTCTTCACCCTTAGCGCCTGTGCACAGCAAACCGAAGTCCGTCAGATGAAACAGAGCGTGAATACGCTCAATACGGCGATGGACAAACTGAACAAAGAAACGGTGAAAATCACCCAGCAAAACGCGCTGAACGCCAAATCCAGCAGCGGGGTTTATCTCCTGCCGGGAGCGAATACGCCTGCGCGTCTCAATAGCCAGATTGGCACGCTGAAAATGTCTCTGGTGAATGTGGCGGCGAATGCAAATGGTACTCGCGCAACATTACGCATCCAGGGCGAGTCCAACGATCCGCTACCAGCCTTCAGCGGCACCGTCGAATGGGGACAGATCCAGGGCACCACTGAGAGCTACCAGGAGGTAAATGTTAACAGTCAGCTGTTCACCGCACCGGCCAGCGTGCTGGCTCCAAGCGATGTTGACATTCCGCTACAGCTTAACGGACTCACTCCGGAGCAGTTAGGTTTCATCCGCATTCACGATATCCAGCCCGCCGCGCAGTAA
- the nrdR gene encoding transcriptional regulator NrdR, with protein sequence MHCPFCSAVDTKVIDSRLVGEGSSVRRRRQCLVCNERFTTFEVAELVMPRVVKSNDVREPFNEEKLRSGMLKALEKRPVSADDVEMALNHIKSYLRGLGEREVPSKMIGNLVMEQLKKLDKVAYIRFASVYRSFEDIKEFGEEIARLQD encoded by the coding sequence ATGCATTGCCCATTCTGCTCCGCTGTGGATACCAAAGTCATCGACTCTCGTCTTGTGGGCGAAGGGTCTTCCGTACGCCGTCGTCGGCAGTGTCTGGTGTGCAACGAGCGTTTCACGACCTTTGAGGTTGCAGAGCTGGTAATGCCGCGCGTAGTAAAAAGCAACGACGTGCGCGAGCCGTTTAATGAAGAGAAATTGCGCAGCGGGATGCTGAAGGCCCTGGAAAAACGTCCCGTCAGCGCGGACGACGTTGAGATGGCGTTAAACCACATAAAATCTTACCTTCGTGGTTTGGGCGAGCGTGAAGTGCCGAGCAAAATGATCGGCAACCTGGTGATGGAGCAGCTGAAAAAGCTCGATAAGGTCGCCTATATCCGCTTCGCCTCGGTCTACCGCAGCTTCGAAGACATCAAAGAGTTTGGCGAAGAGATCGCCCGCTTACAGGATTAA
- the ribD gene encoding bifunctional diaminohydroxyphosphoribosylaminopyrimidine deaminase/5-amino-6-(5-phosphoribosylamino)uracil reductase RibD produces MQDEIYMARAMKLAQRGRFTTHPNPNVGCVIVKDGEIVGEGFHYRAGEPHAEVHALRMAGEKARGATAYVTLEPCSHHGRTPPCCEALIAAGVSRVVASMQDPNPQVAGRGLYRLQQEGIDVSHGLMMQDAEAINKGFLKRMRTGFPYIQLKLGASLDGRTAMANGESQWITSPQARRDVQRLRAQSHAILTSSETVLADDPAMTVRWDELNADTQALYPQENLRQPLRIIIDSQNRVTPAHRIVQQPGETWIARTKEDTREWPEGVRSIMVPEHNGHLDLVVLMMLLGKQQVNSIWVEAGPTLAGALLQAGLVDELIVYVAPKLLGHDARGLFVLPGLEKLADAPQLKFSEIRPVGPDVCLHLTTA; encoded by the coding sequence ATGCAGGATGAGATTTACATGGCGAGAGCCATGAAGCTGGCGCAGCGCGGTCGTTTTACTACCCATCCCAACCCGAACGTCGGGTGCGTTATCGTTAAAGATGGCGAGATCGTAGGGGAGGGGTTTCACTATCGTGCTGGCGAGCCGCATGCCGAGGTTCATGCGCTGCGCATGGCCGGTGAGAAGGCGCGCGGTGCCACAGCCTACGTCACGCTGGAGCCCTGCAGCCATCACGGGCGTACGCCGCCGTGCTGCGAAGCGCTGATCGCGGCGGGTGTTTCACGCGTGGTCGCCTCAATGCAGGACCCGAATCCGCAGGTTGCCGGACGCGGTCTGTATCGCCTGCAGCAGGAAGGCATTGACGTCAGCCATGGTCTGATGATGCAGGACGCGGAAGCGATCAACAAAGGATTTCTGAAGCGCATGCGTACGGGGTTCCCGTATATTCAGCTCAAGCTGGGCGCCTCGCTGGATGGACGTACGGCGATGGCAAACGGCGAAAGCCAGTGGATCACGTCGCCACAGGCAAGGCGCGATGTGCAACGTCTTCGCGCGCAAAGCCATGCTATTCTCACCAGCAGTGAAACCGTTCTGGCTGACGATCCGGCCATGACCGTGCGCTGGGACGAGCTTAATGCCGATACCCAGGCGCTGTACCCGCAGGAGAACCTGCGTCAGCCGCTGCGTATTATCATTGATAGCCAGAACCGCGTGACGCCGGCGCACCGCATCGTCCAGCAGCCGGGTGAAACCTGGATTGCCCGCACCAAAGAAGATACGCGCGAATGGCCGGAAGGCGTGCGCAGCATTATGGTGCCGGAGCATAACGGTCATCTGGATCTGGTGGTGCTGATGATGCTGCTCGGCAAGCAGCAGGTGAACAGCATCTGGGTTGAAGCGGGGCCAACGCTCGCCGGTGCGCTTTTACAGGCCGGGCTGGTGGATGAGCTGATTGTTTACGTTGCGCCTAAACTGTTAGGTCACGACGCGCGCGGCCTGTTTGTGCTGCCCGGCCTTGAAAAACTGGCCGACGCACCGCAACTCAAATTTAGCGAGATTCGTCCGGTAGGCCCGGATGTCTGCCTCCACTTAACGACAGCGTAA
- the ribH gene encoding 6,7-dimethyl-8-ribityllumazine synthase, protein MNIIEAAVATPDARVAITIARFNNFINDSLLEGAIDALKRIGQVKDDNITVVWVPGAYELPLAAGALAKTGKYDAVIALGTVIRGGTAHFEYVAGGASNGLAHVAQDAEIPVAFGVLTTESIEQAIERAGTKAGNKGAEAALTALEMINVLKAIKA, encoded by the coding sequence ATGAACATTATTGAAGCTGCTGTAGCTACCCCGGACGCTCGCGTCGCCATCACCATTGCGCGTTTCAACAACTTCATCAACGACAGCCTGCTGGAAGGTGCGATTGACGCCCTGAAACGTATCGGCCAGGTTAAAGATGACAACATTACCGTTGTTTGGGTTCCAGGCGCTTACGAACTGCCACTGGCGGCGGGCGCGCTGGCGAAAACCGGTAAATACGACGCGGTGATTGCGCTGGGTACCGTTATTCGTGGCGGCACTGCGCACTTCGAATACGTTGCGGGCGGTGCAAGCAACGGTCTGGCACACGTTGCGCAGGATGCTGAAATTCCTGTCGCGTTCGGCGTGCTGACCACCGAAAGTATTGAACAAGCCATCGAACGTGCTGGCACCAAAGCCGGTAACAAAGGTGCAGAAGCTGCACTGACCGCGCTTGAAATGATCAATGTATTGAAAGCCATCAAGGCCTGA
- the nusB gene encoding transcription antitermination factor NusB, with the protein MKPAARRRARECAVQALYSWQLSQNDIADVEYQFLSEQDVKDVDVLYFRELLSGVATNSAYLDGLMKPYLSRLLEELGQVEKAVLRIALFELSKRDDVPYKVAINEAIELAKTFGAEDSHKFVNGVLDKAAPAIRPHKK; encoded by the coding sequence GTGAAACCTGCTGCTCGTCGCCGCGCCCGTGAATGTGCCGTCCAGGCACTTTACTCCTGGCAGTTGTCCCAGAACGACATCGCTGATGTTGAATACCAGTTCCTGTCAGAACAGGACGTAAAAGATGTTGACGTTCTGTACTTCCGCGAACTGCTGTCGGGAGTGGCGACTAATAGCGCGTATCTCGATGGCCTCATGAAGCCATACCTGTCCCGCCTGCTCGAGGAGCTGGGTCAGGTAGAAAAAGCAGTGTTGCGTATCGCGCTGTTTGAGCTGTCTAAACGTGATGATGTGCCGTATAAAGTGGCCATCAACGAAGCGATCGAGCTGGCGAAAACCTTCGGCGCTGAAGACAGCCACAAGTTTGTAAACGGCGTACTTGATAAAGCAGCACCTGCGATCCGTCCCCACAAAAAGTGA
- the thiL gene encoding thiamine-phosphate kinase — MACGEFSLIARYFDRVRTSRLDVETGIGDDCALLNIPEKQTLAISTDTLVCGRHFLPDIDPADLAYKALAVNVSDLAAMGADPAWLTLALTLPEVDETWLEAFSDALFEQLNYYDMQLIGGDTTAGPLSMTLAIHGYVPLGRALKRSGAKPGDWIYVTGTPGDSAAGLAILQNRLTVEDADDAAYLVKRHLRPTPRILHGQALRERASSAIDLSDGLISDLGHILKASGVGARVDLDLFPLSEQLLRHVEPEQALRWALSGGEDYELCFTVPELNRGTLDVALAHLGAKFTCIGQIMPESEGLKFVKDGAPVTLDWQGYDHFA, encoded by the coding sequence ATGGCATGCGGCGAATTCTCCCTGATTGCCCGTTATTTCGACCGTGTCAGAACCTCTCGTCTTGATGTTGAAACCGGCATTGGCGATGACTGTGCACTTCTCAATATTCCCGAAAAACAGACGCTGGCAATCAGCACCGACACCCTGGTGTGCGGCCGTCATTTCTTACCCGATATCGATCCTGCCGATCTGGCGTATAAAGCGCTGGCGGTTAACGTCAGCGATCTGGCAGCGATGGGCGCCGATCCCGCGTGGCTGACGCTGGCTTTGACCCTGCCAGAGGTGGATGAAACCTGGCTGGAAGCCTTTAGCGACGCGCTGTTTGAACAGCTGAATTATTACGATATGCAGCTGATTGGCGGTGATACCACTGCCGGGCCGCTGTCGATGACGCTGGCGATCCACGGCTATGTGCCGCTTGGCCGCGCGCTGAAGCGCTCGGGCGCAAAACCGGGCGACTGGATCTACGTGACCGGTACGCCGGGCGACAGCGCGGCTGGGCTGGCGATCCTGCAGAACCGTTTAACGGTTGAAGATGCTGACGATGCGGCATATCTGGTGAAGCGCCACCTGCGGCCAACACCGCGTATTCTGCACGGCCAGGCGCTGCGCGAACGGGCAAGCTCGGCTATCGATCTCTCTGACGGTCTCATCTCCGATCTTGGCCATATTCTGAAGGCCAGCGGCGTAGGTGCGCGCGTTGACCTGGATCTCTTCCCGCTGTCTGAGCAGCTGCTACGCCATGTGGAGCCTGAGCAGGCCCTGCGCTGGGCGCTCTCCGGTGGTGAAGACTATGAGCTGTGCTTCACGGTGCCTGAGCTCAACCGTGGAACGCTGGACGTGGCGTTAGCGCATCTCGGCGCGAAATTTACCTGCATCGGTCAGATTATGCCGGAGAGCGAAGGGCTGAAGTTTGTAAAAGACGGTGCGCCCGTTACGCTGGACTGGCAAGGGTACGATCACTTCGCGTGA
- a CDS encoding aldo/keto reductase, producing MQYTTLGKTDLKVSRLCLGCMTFGEPDRGNHAWTLPEESSRPIIKRAIEGGINFFDTANSYSDGSSEEIVGRALRDFARRDDIVVATKVYYPVGDLAEGLSRAQILRSIDDSLRRLNMDYVDLLQIHRWDYNTPIEETLEALNDVVKAGKARYIGASSMHASQFAQALDLQAQHGWARFVTMQDHYNLIYREEEREMLPLCHQEGVAVIPWSPLARGRLTRPWGETTARLVSDEVGKNLYSGTEASDALIAERLAGIADDTGATRAQVALAWLLGKRGVAAPIIGTSREEQLDELLNAVDITLTPEQIAELETPYQQHPVVGFK from the coding sequence GTGCAATACACAACATTAGGAAAAACGGACCTTAAGGTTTCCCGACTTTGTCTGGGATGCATGACCTTTGGCGAGCCCGATCGGGGAAACCACGCCTGGACGCTGCCGGAAGAGAGCAGCCGTCCGATCATCAAACGCGCCATCGAGGGCGGCATTAACTTCTTTGACACCGCCAACAGCTACTCCGACGGCAGCAGCGAGGAGATTGTCGGCCGCGCCCTGCGCGATTTTGCCCGTCGTGATGACATCGTCGTCGCCACCAAGGTCTACTACCCGGTGGGCGATCTGGCGGAGGGTCTTTCTCGCGCGCAGATCCTGCGCTCTATTGATGACAGCCTCAGACGCCTGAACATGGATTACGTCGACCTGCTGCAGATCCACCGCTGGGATTACAACACGCCCATTGAAGAGACCCTTGAAGCGCTGAATGACGTGGTCAAAGCCGGGAAAGCCCGCTACATCGGCGCGTCGTCTATGCACGCGTCGCAGTTTGCCCAGGCGTTGGATCTCCAGGCGCAGCACGGCTGGGCGCGCTTTGTCACCATGCAGGATCATTACAATCTGATCTATCGTGAAGAAGAGCGCGAGATGCTGCCGCTGTGTCATCAGGAGGGCGTGGCGGTGATCCCGTGGAGCCCGCTGGCGCGCGGCCGCCTGACCCGCCCGTGGGGGGAAACCACGGCTCGCCTGGTATCGGATGAAGTGGGAAAAAATCTTTATTCCGGTACAGAAGCCAGCGATGCGCTGATTGCCGAACGCTTAGCCGGAATTGCCGACGATACCGGTGCCACTCGCGCGCAGGTAGCGCTGGCGTGGCTGCTGGGCAAGCGCGGGGTCGCGGCACCGATTATTGGAACGTCGCGGGAAGAACAGCTGGATGAGCTGCTGAATGCGGTGGATATCACGCTGACGCCGGAGCAGATTGCCGAGCTGGAGACGCCGTATCAGCAGCATCCGGTGGTGGGGTTTAAGTAA
- the dxs gene encoding 1-deoxy-D-xylulose-5-phosphate synthase, producing the protein MSFDIAKYPTLALVDSTQELRLLPKESLPKLCDELRRYLLDSVSRSSGHFASGLGTVELTVALHYVYNTPFDQLIWDVGHQAYPHKILTGRRDKIGTIRQKGGLHPFPWRGESEYDVLSVGHSSTSISAGIGIAVAAEKENKQRRTVCVIGDGAITAGMAFEAMNHAGDIKPDMLVILNDNEMSISENVGALNNHLAQLLSGKLYSSLREGGKKVFSGVPPIKELLKRTEEHIKGMVVPGTLFEELGFNYIGPVDGHDVLGLVTTLKNMRDLKGPQFLHIMTKKGRGYEPAEKDPITFHAVPKFDPSSGCLPKSSGGMPSYSKIFGDWLCETAAKDNKLMAVTPAMREGSGMVEFSRKYPDQYFDVAIAEQHAVTFAAGLAIGGYKPVVAIYSTFLQRAYDQVIHDVAIQKLPVLFAIDRAGIVGADGQTHQGAFDLSFLRCIPDMVVMTPSDENECRQMLFTGYHYQDGPSAVRYPRGNAVGVELQPLEKLPIGKGLVKRRGEKVAILNFGTLMPEAAKAAEALNATLVDMRFVKPLDESLILSMAETHDVLVTLEENAIMGGAGSGVNEVLMANRKAVPVLNLGLPDHFIPQGTQDEARAAIGLDAAGIEAKIRAWLD; encoded by the coding sequence ATGAGTTTTGATATTGCCAAATACCCGACACTGGCGTTAGTTGACTCCACCCAGGAGTTACGTCTGTTGCCGAAAGAGAGCCTGCCGAAGCTGTGCGACGAGCTGCGTCGCTACCTGCTCGACAGCGTTAGCCGCTCCAGCGGCCATTTCGCCTCCGGGCTTGGCACGGTTGAGCTGACCGTGGCGCTGCACTATGTCTATAACACGCCGTTCGATCAGCTCATCTGGGACGTGGGCCACCAGGCCTATCCGCACAAAATTCTGACCGGACGTCGCGATAAGATTGGCACCATTCGTCAGAAAGGCGGCCTGCATCCGTTCCCGTGGCGCGGTGAGAGCGAGTATGACGTGCTGAGCGTCGGCCACTCCTCCACCTCCATTTCTGCGGGCATCGGTATTGCCGTTGCCGCCGAGAAAGAGAACAAGCAGCGCCGCACCGTCTGCGTCATTGGCGACGGCGCCATTACCGCCGGTATGGCCTTTGAAGCCATGAACCATGCGGGCGACATCAAGCCGGACATGCTGGTTATCCTTAACGATAACGAAATGTCGATCTCCGAGAACGTCGGCGCGCTGAACAACCATCTGGCCCAGCTGCTCTCCGGCAAGCTTTACTCCTCGCTGCGTGAAGGCGGCAAAAAAGTCTTCTCCGGCGTACCGCCGATTAAAGAGCTGCTCAAGCGTACCGAAGAACACATCAAAGGCATGGTCGTGCCGGGCACCCTGTTTGAAGAGCTGGGCTTTAACTATATTGGCCCGGTTGACGGCCATGACGTGCTGGGTCTGGTTACCACGCTCAAGAACATGCGCGACCTGAAAGGCCCGCAGTTCCTGCACATCATGACCAAGAAAGGGCGTGGCTACGAACCGGCGGAAAAAGATCCGATCACCTTCCACGCGGTACCGAAATTTGACCCATCCAGCGGATGTCTGCCAAAAAGCAGCGGCGGCATGCCGAGCTATTCAAAAATCTTCGGCGACTGGCTGTGCGAAACCGCAGCCAAAGACAACAAGCTGATGGCGGTGACGCCTGCCATGCGTGAAGGCTCCGGCATGGTAGAGTTCTCCAGAAAATACCCTGACCAGTATTTCGACGTCGCCATTGCCGAGCAGCATGCGGTGACGTTTGCAGCGGGCCTCGCCATTGGCGGCTACAAGCCGGTTGTCGCTATCTACTCCACCTTCCTGCAGCGCGCCTACGATCAGGTGATCCACGACGTGGCGATTCAGAAGCTGCCGGTACTGTTTGCTATCGATCGTGCGGGCATCGTCGGTGCCGACGGCCAGACCCACCAGGGCGCGTTTGATCTGTCGTTCCTGCGCTGTATTCCGGATATGGTTGTCATGACGCCAAGCGACGAGAACGAATGTCGTCAGATGCTGTTTACCGGCTACCACTATCAGGATGGCCCAAGCGCCGTTCGCTACCCGCGCGGCAATGCGGTAGGCGTTGAGCTTCAGCCGCTGGAAAAACTGCCGATCGGTAAAGGTCTGGTGAAGCGTCGCGGTGAAAAAGTGGCGATCCTGAACTTCGGCACGCTGATGCCAGAGGCGGCTAAAGCGGCTGAAGCGCTGAATGCCACCCTGGTGGACATGCGCTTTGTGAAGCCGCTCGACGAATCTCTGATCCTGAGTATGGCTGAGACGCATGACGTGCTGGTCACGCTGGAAGAAAACGCCATCATGGGCGGCGCGGGCAGTGGCGTGAACGAGGTGCTGATGGCGAACCGTAAAGCCGTGCCGGTGCTGAACCTCGGCCTGCCGGATCATTTCATTCCTCAGGGTACCCAGGATGAAGCCCGTGCGGCTATTGGCCTGGACGCCGCCGGTATCGAAGCCAAAATCCGCGCCTGGCTGGACTGA